The Atribacter laminatus genome contains the following window.
CTAAACCGATGATTTTAATTGAGTTTTTATTGGCGCCGACAGTGCCATCTGAACCAAGACCATAAAACAGAGCCCGGACAGTTTTGGGATCTTCGGTAGAAAAGGTTGGATCGTACTCAAGGCTGGTATGAGTCACATCATCGTCAATGCCTATGGTAAAGTGATTTTTTGGTTCTTCTTTTTTAGCTTCGTCAAATACCGCCTTGACCATTGCTGGAGTGAATTCCTTCGATGAGAGTCCATATCGACCACCTAAAATTCTTGGTACTTTCTCAAAAGAAACAAGTTCTTTTTCCATGGCTTCGGAAAGAGCTGTTTTGACATCAATGTACATCGGCTCACCAACCGATCCGGGTTCTTTAGTTCGATCGAGAACAATGATGGTTTTCACCGTTTTAGGGAGTGCTGCTACAAAGTGGGTTATTGAAAAAGGTCGATACAGCCGGGTTTTAATCACACCCAGCTTCTCTCCTCGCTGATTGAGATATTCAACCGTCTCTTGCGTGGTTTCGGCACCTGATCCCATAATCACAATGACTGATTCTGCATCAGGAGCACCATAGTAATCGAATAGGTGGTATTTTCTGCCCACTACTTTTTCAAATCTTTCCATAACTTTTTCGACCACATTTGGACAATTGAGATAAAAAGGGTTACAAGCTTCCCGGGACTGGAAGAACACGTCCGGATTTTGGGCAGTACCCCGTATAAAAGGTTGGTCTGGAGATAGTTTTCGGTTACGAAAAGCCTCAACTGAACGATTATCAATCATCGCTCTCATATCATCAAGCGACAGAAGCTCGACCTTTGCAATTTCAGAAGATGTCCGAAACCCATCAAAGAAATGAAGAAAAGGAACTCGAGATTCCAAAGTAGCCGCTTGGGAAATTAATGCGAAATCCATGGCTTCCTGGGGAGAGTTTGATGATATCAAAGCAAAGCCGGTTTCACGGGTGGTCATAACATCGCTGTGGTCACAGAAGATTGATAAGGCATGGGTTGCAATGGTACGAGCAGCAACATTAATTAATGCCGGGGTAAGCTCACCGGCAATCTTATACATGTTCGGTATCATTAGCAATAGCCCTTGAGAATTTGTAAAAGTAGTACCAAGAGCACCAGCTTGCACAGCACCGTGGAGAGCTCCAGAGGCTCCTCCTTCGCTTTGCATTTCAATAACATGGGGAATTGTTCCCCAAATATTAGGTTTTTTCTCCGCTGCCCATTGATCGGCTAATTCTCCCATCGTAGAAGATGGGGTGATGGGATAAATGGCAATTACTTCGTTGACATGGTAAGCTGAATACGTGGTTGCTTCATTCCCATCGATCATGACCAATTCTCGTGTCATATCTTATCTCACCTTTCTTGTTGGATTATTTCCCAATTCGTTTTATAGGTAAAAAACATTTTTCACATAGAAATTATTGTAACATTATAATTGGGCTCTCTTCAAAATATTGACAATCAAGTATCTAAATGAATATCTCTTCTTCCTTCAAAGGCTTGAGTAAGGGTAATTTCATCAGCGAACTCCATATCTCCACCTAAAGGTAAACCACGAGCAATTATGGTGACCCGAGTCGAAAAAGAACGTAGCTTGCGGGCAATAAAATAAGCAGTTGCTTCACCGTCAAGAGAAGGATTGGTAGCCAAGATTACCTCTTTAAATTTTTCAGTTACAATCCGTTTCATGAGTTGGTTGATGGTTAAATCTTCTGGACCGACACCTGAAAGAGGGGACAGTACGCCCTGGAGAACATGGTAGAGACCGCGGTAACCGGTTTTTTCAATAGAAAGAACATCCTGGGGTCGTTCAACAACACAAATTATAGTTGATTCCCGGGTAGAATCCTGACAAATAGAACATAACTCATTTTCTGCATAAAAACCGCAGCGGGAACAAAAATGAATTTTTTGTTTCACCTCGGCAAGAGAATTGATTAACCCCTCTACCTCATCCGGTGATGATTTTATTAGAAAAAAAGATAATCTTTGAGCAGTTTTGGGGCCAATACCAGGGAGACGCGAAAACGAGGCGATTAAATTTTTTAATGCCTCCGGATAAGAGTCACTCAAACAGCTTCCACCTCACAAATAGTTTATTACATAAAGATTTCAGTTTAAAACCTTAAATTAACCCCAACATCCCTTCTTCGTGTGAGGAAAAGATCGAAGGGGAGACGGCGCGGTGGAGTGAAGGAAAAGGCAAACAGCTTTCTAAAAAATGACCAACACCCCTACACGTTTACATTAATCCTGGAATGTTAAGTCCTCCGGTTATTTTTGCCATTTCTTCTTGAGCCATTTCTCGAGAACGATTTAGGGCTTCATTAACAGCAGCTAAAACTAAGTCTTGAAGCATTTCAATGTCGTTTTCTTCCAACAGCGATGGCTCAATTATTATTTCAAGAATTTCTTGTTGGCCATTGCTAGTTACTTTAACCATTCCACCCCCGCTTGATGCTTCAACTTGTTTGGTTTTTAATTCCTCTTGC
Protein-coding sequences here:
- the recR gene encoding recombination mediator RecR, translated to MSDSYPEALKNLIASFSRLPGIGPKTAQRLSFFLIKSSPDEVEGLINSLAEVKQKIHFCSRCGFYAENELCSICQDSTRESTIICVVERPQDVLSIEKTGYRGLYHVLQGVLSPLSGVGPEDLTINQLMKRIVTEKFKEVILATNPSLDGEATAYFIARKLRSFSTRVTIIARGLPLGGDMEFADEITLTQAFEGRRDIHLDT
- a CDS encoding YbaB/EbfC family nucleoid-associated protein; translation: MQAKMAKMQEELKTKQVEASSGGGMVKVTSNGQQEILEIIIEPSLLEENDIEMLQDLVLAAVNEALNRSREMAQEEMAKITGGLNIPGLM